From one Peptoniphilaceae bacterium AMB_02 genomic stretch:
- a CDS encoding DMT family transporter: MEKVNIDSKRGYFYAIASAIIFGVTPLIAKMIYARGGNAISLVFYRFFLPTPILYIAAIKTGCEDMSLSVSEFKKLLIIVLGYSTTPLLLYSSYNYISVGAASTLHFTYPVFIMIGLAYFYKLKPNRIELISVIIAMIGIFMIMDIDQLDSFIGFTLAFVSGITYAVYSFYLDKSGLNRMNIFKICFYMAILSSFIALVFSLLTQSFVYSFSLETWVLTFGFAVSISVIAVVFYQIGIKLIGSQKTSILSTFEPLTSIVLGLVFFSEVLTLQKSIAIICIITASVLLAVFGGDKKLKADNADKLNN; the protein is encoded by the coding sequence ATGGAAAAAGTAAATATAGACAGCAAGAGAGGATATTTTTATGCAATAGCCTCTGCTATAATTTTTGGAGTAACACCTCTAATTGCAAAAATGATATATGCACGCGGTGGAAATGCTATAAGCTTAGTTTTCTACAGGTTTTTTCTGCCTACACCTATACTCTATATAGCTGCGATTAAAACGGGATGCGAGGATATGAGCCTTAGTGTTTCAGAGTTTAAAAAACTTCTCATAATAGTACTCGGATATTCGACTACACCGCTACTGCTTTACAGTTCCTATAATTATATCTCTGTGGGAGCTGCCAGCACATTACACTTTACCTATCCGGTCTTTATTATGATTGGACTGGCTTACTTTTACAAATTAAAACCTAATAGAATAGAACTCATAAGCGTTATAATCGCAATGATCGGAATCTTTATGATAATGGATATAGACCAGCTTGACAGCTTTATAGGATTTACACTTGCCTTTGTTTCAGGGATTACCTATGCAGTCTATTCATTTTACCTGGATAAGAGCGGTTTAAATAGGATGAATATTTTCAAGATTTGTTTTTATATGGCAATTCTTTCATCCTTTATAGCACTGGTATTCTCACTATTAACCCAAAGTTTTGTCTACAGTTTCAGTTTGGAAACCTGGGTTTTAACTTTTGGATTTGCAGTCTCAATTTCGGTAATTGCAGTTGTGTTCTACCAGATAGGTATAAAACTGATTGGATCACAAAAAACTTCCATACTAAGTACATTTGAACCCCTTACCAGTATTGTACTCGGGCTTGTATTTTTCTCGGAGGTTTTGACCTTGCAAAAATCCATTGCAATAATATGCATAATAACTGCTTCTGTACTATTGGCAGTCTTTGGTGGAGATAAAAAACTTAAAGCTGATAATGCAGATAAATTGAATAATTAA
- a CDS encoding ISL3 family transposase yields the protein MSISNYILNLLDLKDENIEIFENVEKIKKKNISYNLIFGRLTYNASVCPVCGNVHSPSIIKHGTKSSDIKLLPFNGEPTFLRLKKQRFLCKECNSTFIAETDIVKKNCFISNRVKAHITTNLTMKVSEKDIANLHYVSHSTVSKCVDQAFEQFKPNYQFLPEHLCFDEFKSTKTAKGSMSFIFCDAITHDIIDIVENRQLHYLKRYFSRFSECARESVKSICIDMYQPYISLISDLFPNAKIVFDKFHIVNHLSRALNKTRIEVMNSFSKYSMEYKRLKRYWKLIQKPYLKLNSTGFRKWIHFERWKSARDVVMDSISVNKTLLNTYDCYQILLKDVENGDIASLKAHLEYYSDEVSDAMKTSINTLLKDFEYVKNCLEVNVTNGCLEGINNFIKCLKRVAFGYRSYYHFRNRILICKKMIVPKDTVSVKKRQAANAA from the coding sequence ATGTCTATTAGTAATTATATCTTAAATTTATTAGATTTAAAAGATGAAAATATTGAGATTTTTGAAAATGTCGAGAAGATTAAAAAGAAGAATATCTCTTACAATTTGATTTTTGGCCGGCTTACCTATAATGCTTCTGTTTGTCCCGTTTGTGGTAACGTGCATAGCCCAAGCATTATTAAACACGGCACTAAGTCTTCTGATATTAAACTTCTTCCTTTTAATGGCGAACCTACTTTCTTGAGACTTAAAAAGCAGAGATTTTTATGTAAGGAATGTAATTCTACTTTTATAGCTGAAACTGATATTGTTAAAAAGAATTGTTTTATTTCTAATAGAGTAAAAGCTCATATTACAACTAATTTGACCATGAAAGTAAGTGAAAAAGATATTGCTAATTTACATTATGTTTCTCATTCTACGGTGTCTAAATGTGTAGATCAAGCTTTTGAACAGTTTAAGCCTAATTATCAGTTTTTACCAGAACATTTATGTTTTGATGAGTTTAAATCCACAAAAACTGCTAAAGGATCTATGAGCTTTATTTTCTGTGATGCTATTACTCATGATATTATCGATATTGTTGAAAACAGGCAATTACACTATCTTAAGCGCTATTTTTCTAGGTTTAGTGAATGTGCTAGAGAATCGGTTAAAAGTATATGTATAGATATGTATCAGCCATACATTAGTCTAATTTCTGATCTTTTCCCTAATGCTAAGATAGTATTTGATAAGTTCCATATAGTTAACCACTTATCTAGAGCATTGAACAAAACAAGAATAGAAGTTATGAATAGTTTTTCTAAGTATTCAATGGAATACAAAAGGTTAAAAAGGTATTGGAAGCTGATACAAAAGCCTTATTTAAAGCTCAATTCTACAGGTTTTAGAAAGTGGATACATTTTGAAAGATGGAAAAGTGCTAGAGATGTGGTTATGGATAGTATTAGTGTCAACAAAACACTTCTAAATACTTATGATTGTTATCAGATTCTTTTAAAGGATGTAGAAAACGGAGATATTGCCTCCTTAAAGGCACATTTAGAATATTATTCAGATGAGGTATCAGATGCTATGAAAACTAGTATTAACACGCTTTTAAAGGACTTTGAGTACGTAAAAAATTGCTTAGAAGTCAATGTTACAAATGGATGTTTAGAAGGTATTAATAATTTTATTAAGTGTTTAAAAAGAGTTGCTTTCGGATACAGGTCGTACTATCATTTTAGGAATCGAATATTAATTTGCAAGAAAATGATAGTACCAAAAGACACTGTAAGTGTAAAAAAACGTCAGGCAGCTAACGCTGCCTGA